The nucleotide sequence AACATCAATATAGGGTATTTTATAACAAATGACATATCATATATATTTCAAATCTGATATGTACATAAATTTTACGTAATTAAAGtatataaatgaatatagttaataaattattaatataggaAGTAtagtaataacataaatataaaaactggttaattgtcatcatatgttttaatatatatacaaatgatataggttcgtgaatccaaggccaaccctgcattgttcagtatcgtcgtatgaatatttttactacaaaatattgtatcgtgagtttcattactccctttttaaatgcttttgcaatatatatttttgggactgggaatacatgcgctgcttttataaatgttttacgaaatagacacaagtaatcgaaactacattctatagttggattatcgaatcgaatatcaccccttttagcttgatagcctaagaattagggaacagacaccctaattgacgcgaatcctaaaggtagatctacgggcactaacacccccccatactggaaaatggtatgctttagtacttcgagtttatattatacagatggatttctgttttggggatattctatatgcattatgttaatgtcggttaccaggtgttcaatccatatgaatgatttttaaacacacttgcgagtgtatgattattgaataaaggaaatcttgtggtctattaaaattatggaaatgattgattacgataaactaatgaactcaccaaccttttggttgacactttaaagcatgtttattctcaggtattaaggaaatcttccgatgtgcatttgctcattttaaagatattacttgaaatcattcatggcatatttcaaaagacgttgcattcaagtcattgagttcaataaagattattattaagtaaatgacagattaggtcatttataagttggatattatgaaatggtatacatgcatgtcaactttcgatgtaatgaaaggttgtcttttaaaaatgaatgcaatgtttgtaaaatgtatcatatagaagtcaaataccccgcgatgtaatcatatgttgttgtattcgtcCTTTTGAATTAGGACAAGTCGCTTCACACAAGTAgtccaacaacaacatcaacaatataTGCAGCCTGACCTCATCTCAATTCAAGAGAAGATGGTAACATCTTACTTCGTGTAGCTTTATTTAATTAGTTTGTTAGACACGTGTACTCTGTTAGTTAGGGTTAGTTATTTAGCTAGTTAGATATTTTTGGTATATATATGTACagtgtcttcttcttcttcattctctGTAACAGAATATTATGAATGATATGAAATCCTTTGTTCAATCAATTTCTTCTTAAAATCAAAAACCCTAATATACTTCTTAATTCGATGAAAAGATTAACTTCCTTTTGATAACGGCGACGTGTTACTATGGGATAACAAGCGATGCATTTGAGTGTGCCACGCAGATAAATTGTGCCACGCGTTAGAACAGAAATTTCAGCCACTGAGATTATACCACATGGCAAGAGAAAGGGTTGCTGAGTAGAAGATGGAAGCCAACTGTAGAAAGATATTTTCTTACGTGAACGACCAGTGAAATTACCACTATACATCTGCTACAGTAAAAACACCTCTCTTCTTCTGAGTAGGTAGATATTTCGAAATAAAAATAAGAGGAAAAAAACTTTGACTTAGGAACCCTGAAAGTCTGTGCTCAAATACCCAATGGGCCATGGTGGCTTTTTGAAACTTCGAAGAAACAATCAACAATTTAGTCGATGGTCAACTCACTTACCATTTCCACAATTTCATGCAACATTCCATTCACGGCGAACAACCTCCAACTAGAAACTagtagtaataaataaaaaatacaccATCAATTTTTTGACCAAAAAAATCCTAACATTTTTTTACAAAAACCCTTCAACTAATTTATTCAATCACTCTAATGGAATTCTTTAATCTCCTTACATCAATTATCCTTTGCTTCCTCTGTTTCTATGCGAAATTATCTATTTCCGACATTGCGGCTGACCGCGCCGCCTTGATCAGATTTAGCTCCGCCGTACGCGGTAACACAATACTATGGAATGTTAACATCTCCCCGTGTAACTGGACAGGAGTCACGTGCGATGACGTCACCAACCGTGTGACCGAAATCCGTCTTCCAGGCGATGGACTTACTGGATCAATTCCGGTAGGTTCAATTGGAAACTTGACGCAGCTCCGGACACTCAGTCTCCGGGGAAACCGTCTCTCCGGCGTAATTCCGGCGGACCTGGACTTATGTTCCGAGCTCCAGTTTCTCTACTTGCCAAACAACCAATTCTCAGGTGAAATTCCGGCGACCCTCTTTAGACTGTCTAATCTAATCCGATTAGATATCTCCGGCAACAATTTTTCCGGTGAAATTAATCCTAATTTCAGTAACTTAACAAGACTAACACATCTCTTTCTACAAAACAATCGATTCACCGGCCAAATTCCCGATATAAACACTAGTTTATTACAATTCAACGTGTCAACAAACAGATTAACTGGTACAATCCCGAACCGTTTTGCTGGTTTTCCCGCCAATTCATTCGCCGGCAATGAATTATGTGGACCCCCATTAGATTCTTGCCCAAATGAATCAAAAAGCAATAAACTTTCCGCCGGAGCTATTACCGGAATTGTAGTTGGGTCAGCTCTCGGGTCGATTTTGATCATCATACTGATTCTTTTCATATATAGAAACTGTAATAAATCAAGAAACTCACAGCAGACAGTTCAAGATGCAGCTTCATCGATACCGCAATCACCCGAGAAGCCGTATGAGTTGAATTTCCGTAGCCCGGATCACATTATGGCAAATGAGAATACTGGGTCAGAAGATTCGGGTCGGATCGATGATCGTGATGAATTGACCTTTTTCGGGGAGGGTGGTTTCTTGTTGGAGGATTTGTTAAGGGCTTCAGCTGAGGTGTTAGGGAAAGGGATTGTAGGTACAACTTATAAAGCATATTTGGATCAGGGTGTGGTGATTGTAAAGAGGTTTAAGAATGTGTGTGTTTCTAAAAGACAGTTTACAAAGAAAATTGAGAGCATTGGTGAATTATATCATGAGAATTTGTTGCCTATTAAAGGATACTATTATGGGAAAGAAGAAAAGCTTCTTGTGTTTGACTACATGCCTATGGGAAGCTTGTCTTCTTTTTTACATGGTAAGTATTTCACTCTTTATGTTTTACTGATTTTATAGTTCACATACTTGACATAGATTTTAGGATTTTGCTAACAGACTGTCGTTAACACGCTTTAAAATGTTGTACATTTTGATAATCGTCATGGAAAAAGTGACTAGTAACCGTCATGTATAAAATTTTAAAGCGTGTTAACGACATTCCTTAAAACTATCATTAGCATAATCCTAGATTTTATTATGCCTAACAATACCATGTTTCATACTCCAAATCGTGATTAGTGACGGATTCAAGAACTTGTCTGGACAATGCAACACGTTAAAACATTTTTGGGCAAAATAAAGATTATATTAAACAACGAAACATACAAAGGCCGGATATACCCTAAGCCCAAAAGAACAATACAGACAGTGACAATGCAAGcccaaaaaataaaatatataataacttaagaaGTTGAAGTTTAAGATATAAATACACTAAAAGAAAATTTCAGTTGTTGGGGCGGCTGACCCAATTGCTCTACATTGGATCCACTGATCAATTTCGGGTCACACAAGTTAAATTATATTCGGcataaattttggttcaatttttttttttttgttggtatAGCGTCAAATCAGTAAGACATCTGATTTGCGGTCTGTTTGATGGTTGTTAATTAAGTTCTTTGAATTATTACAGGAAACATAATGGAAAGATCTCAATTGACATGGGATATCAGAAATAGCATTGCTTTTGAAGTTGCTAGTGGGCTTGAACACCTTCATTCACATAATCTttcacatggtaatatcaaatcaaacaacatTCTTTTAACATACGGGTTTCAAGCCTTCGTTTCAGAATCCGGGTTGATCCAACTTGTGTCATCTTCAACCCCAAATTTATCTGGATATCGTGCGCCTGAGTTGATTGACACTCGTATAGCATCTAAAGATGCAGATGTGTACAGTTTTGGAATACTGATTCTTGAACTGTTAACGGGTAAAGATCCTACCGTTTTGTTGAATGAGGAAGGGATAGATCTTCCTACATGGATTCAGTCAGTAGACGAATCTAGGTGGATTAACCATGTATTCGATATGAATTTGGAAAAGAACAAGGAAAATGTGGAGAAGATTACTAGATTATTGCATCTTGGAATTCGTTGTGCTTCTCAGGTTCCACGTAGACGAGCTTCGATGACTGAAGtggttaaacatatcaagaaaatatgcaGGTTTTGAATTGTGTATTTTTGTTCAAGGTCTTGAATCTTGATGTATATTAAGATTTTTTGTTAATTGATGTAAAAAACTAGTAATTTATTGATCCAGAATATTCAGTTCCTTGTATATTCGTATGAATTTGCTAACGAATCCAAGTTATAACTGACTCATATTGTGTTGTTTACTACAATTCATAAAGGTAAACTCATGAAGTACATACGTATATAACGTGATCCGGTTCGTTGTTTAGTTGATTAATGCTCCTAAGCAATGGATATTTGCTGGTACAACTGTCACCGAAGCAAAAGAACATTACTTTGGGTGCATTCAATAAAGTTAATATTACTTCTGCAATCATGTATAGCTTGATTACTCTTTAAGTTTGGAAATTGATGATGATTTACCTATCTTTGGGCTTCCACATAGCTTGGCCTATGGGCATGAATTCTTTCTAAATATAAAGGGACAAGCTCTAGATAAACGAATACGCTATGACATCTGTTAACATAGTACACTCACAAACTTCACAACCTCTGTTGGACACAAACGTACAATTAAAATAGTACTAGTAAGAGCACTGGGAGTCGTATACATTTTTCAACGTTAAGGAGATTTAACACCGGGGACACCGGTGCGCACGACTCCCTCCGGTGTTAAATCAATATTAAATCCAATGTTAAATTTCAGTGTTGGATGGGTAACGTTGTGGTTTAATATTAATCTTCTTTTttacttcttctctttcttaaaataatattattaaagtactataaccccaaaggGGTGATTGAGTGGTTGGGTGCTTAGGAATCTCTAAAGGAGACCCGGGTTCAAATCCCCACCAACCTAAATTTGAGGCCTTtcctttcaaaaaaaataaaataataatgaattGGATATTGAAATTTAACACTGAACGATTTTCCCAGTGTCACGACTCTTAGTGCTCTAACAATGAATATTAGTAGAGAAAGATAAAAGATAATTTTTTGAGGTATTTTAATTGATTAAATCAAAATGATAATTTACTTCGGGAATAGATTAAACAAATTAATGTAAGCAAACTATATACTTGTAACAAATTATAATATTGAGAACTAACCAACCTCCTCCGCATGGTTACTTTCAATATCAATGGTCAATATCCGGTAGCCACTTTTGCAAATAACAAGAGTTAATGCGAAATAAAAGGGTGTCAATAGATGTGATCATGGACAATCAAAAATGTTGGATATATCGAGTATTTATAGCTTACGTATGCTTTGTGAAGTATAATTTTAAGAAGTAACACTTAAGTTAACAAAGGTTAATTGTTATATGTAAGTAATTTGTATCATATAATCATACATATATTCTAACTATATATGTTTTTTTTAACAGTAGTACGGGATCACCTAGGGGACTTAACTACCTACGCGTTCATActcccgcagttgcataacccgcccccaattGCTGCCCCGGAAGAACCCCTGCCGAATCTGAGGGCATGGGAAACCTCCTACCCCCACTGTCCCGCAGGCCGCAACACGATGTGCGGAAGACACCCTTGGGTGAAATTCAATGGTAATGgcgcaaccttgtgtgcaatgtgaaaggacccgttcatatacattataaacgattcacaatagttgattacatcgcgaggtatttgacctctatatgatacattttacaaacattgcattcatttttaaaagacaaactttctttacatcgaaatttgacaggcatgcataccatttcttaatatccactatccaactataagttgacttaataataatctttgatgaactcaatgactcgaatgcaacgttcttcgaaatatgccatgaaagactccaagtaatatctttaaaatgagcaaacgcacagcgggagatttctttaatacctgagaataaacatgctttaaagtgtcaaccaaaaggttggtgagttcattaatttaacataatcattcattttcatcattttaatagaccacaagaattttctttccagttctcataaatatacatctcatacatagagataaaaatcattatatggattgaacacctggtaatcgacgttcacaagatgcatatagaatatctccatcattccgggactcccttcgaacatgataaatttcgaagtactaaatcacccggtactttggatggggcttgttgggcccgatagatctatctttaggattcacgtcaattagtgtgtatgttccctaattcttagattaccagactaaaaaagggcatattcgatttcgatcattcaaccatataatgtagtttcaattacttgtgtctatttcgtaaaacagttataaaaacagcgcatgtattctcagtcccaaaaatatatattgcaaaagcatttaaaaagagagcaaatgaaactcaccattctgtatttcgtagtaaaaatacatataacatcattgaacaagtgcaaggttggcctcacattcacgaacctaaattaattatatatatttatatgttggtcaatatttgtctaacaaattaagtcaagtcatagtgtaccactatccaaatgctcgagactaatatgcaaaagtcaacaaaaatcaatttgacccaaaatgatttccaaaatccatacatgattattatttaacttaaatatattaaacttatatatatttaaataaatttattagattttattaaagtaattaataaaagtcatttattaataaaagcttatattaaaataagaatatacttttatgtattttaagtaaataattttataaagttcatttaatatcatagaaatataatgataggttttattcatgtaattatattacgtgtaataaaatatctttgtattatatatttatttaagaaaataatatcgataataacaataataattataagttgtattattttataataatagttattattgttctgctaataaaatatctatatttctatttactaaaaatgatattaaaatgataatttttattaataatagtactaagctgataataataatgatattttataataacaatgatatttctattaaaaatgataattttagtaaaaataatagttttaatattaataattcttttaatgaattgataaaaataataagaacgataattttatctaatgaaatatcttataatattttaatttcatcatgatactcataatcattatttcctaatcagatTGTAGAatatcttttagtcgtcttttatatcgcattcataataatgataataatattagtcataatagttagatgatactaatatcaatttttaatgataataatactaataataataattatcataatgataatactaataactatttaaaaaattttaatcataatgataatattaataatgataataattaataataataataataataacaataaaaaaattcttttactAATTAtacttaaaaatgataatattattaatcataataataataataattaatagataaaaatagtaacgacgataataacgacgatagtaataataatcattttaacaataatactaaaattcagttgactataatttctaatctgttcatcgaaatcattcgagttctaaatgaaaagttcttaattttttgctagctttccaacgacatgcatatcttataccttatctcaaccgcatacgtaactaaatcaagattcaacatatcctatctaatggaaatatcaaaagtacaagcatgcataatcctatattctcgagcactagtcagggataccctattaatatataaaagttaatttatgagtactcacgtatcaatattgagattcaatattgcagaaaaggtacgtagacgccacggagatgataaacgctaaaTTGACCtcgtgagcatacccatgaaccacacccattacctccatagctataacccataattccctTAACCCTATCCCACTCACAAAACGTGTTTTGAGCTAACTCGCGCGTAcctcttgtcgtagtattttatgtataataataatactactaatattaatatcataagaatctttaataataaaattaataaataaaataagtaaGTAAATAAAACGAAGTACCATATAGAGATAGatagatggataatgaagaaatgaaAATGAAACCAGATCGAGTGAGTTTTAAGGACCTCACCTCACCAactcccccatgcgatcgcatgggggttcctTGAGATTTGCATGCGATCGCATGCTTGCATATCCCAGCTCATATGCATTAACAAACTCGCTGCCGACACCTTTTTTACATACATTACACATATGTtacgtaaattatatattatttaatatatatatatatatatatatatatattatatttaatctttagaattaattaaatattatattatatttatgtgcgtagtaaaaatgtaatttttgttcaaatgactcgtacgttgtcactcgactcatgtaccactttcggttttttgaacgcactttcgtacgtttagaaaactagccttttacgttatgcgacgtgtacccttattaataatttgacttactcatcaataaatcactttaataaaaatgtaacttataaaattgagcgttgtggtcatttgcttctataaatcagtgactcgttgtatatcaaaatttattattttaaatcaagatgttttatgactaagttaaaaatatatatatatatatatatatttttatttagaattgtaaatctatacgtaatatatatgtttgaaatatttacctaatgatataatatttagtctttcaaaactaaatatatttcaaagtcgtttagaaaaatattatagctcgtaacgttttcatttgaaaacttaaatagatacaattcatttatgtattacctttttaaatatcaatcgcattacCAAACGAgagttactatcgtgtactaaacttatttgaaaacatatatatttaatgaacatgttttaaatacacgttgcaagttatttatatatataaaaaccaaTATTCCAACCTAGGTTTATTTAATCAAAgatattttaaataaacaagttctattatatcgaaaagcattTTCGTACATTTGGAGATTTCATCAATTGATTAATATGCAATTTAGTCTTCCATTAGCTTTTGTCTAACACTCGGTATTTGACACATTGTCCTTATATGCTAAtcgctttaccattttccgaataccgttaaaaagaaaggttttctaaatcaaagtggacctctcaatagagactcgcaaTCATATAATGTAACTGTTAAATCactcatttgataacatcttctaattctatcgataactatttgaatatattaagaaacaaatacgtttatgtaaagtattatacgtctaatgcttggttaatgttttcaagttataatatatacacatatacatatataatcagatttgttcatataatggttcttgaatcatagaa is from Rutidosis leptorrhynchoides isolate AG116_Rl617_1_P2 chromosome 10, CSIRO_AGI_Rlap_v1, whole genome shotgun sequence and encodes:
- the LOC139872811 gene encoding probable inactive receptor kinase At1g48480 — protein: MEFFNLLTSIILCFLCFYAKLSISDIAADRAALIRFSSAVRGNTILWNVNISPCNWTGVTCDDVTNRVTEIRLPGDGLTGSIPVGSIGNLTQLRTLSLRGNRLSGVIPADLDLCSELQFLYLPNNQFSGEIPATLFRLSNLIRLDISGNNFSGEINPNFSNLTRLTHLFLQNNRFTGQIPDINTSLLQFNVSTNRLTGTIPNRFAGFPANSFAGNELCGPPLDSCPNESKSNKLSAGAITGIVVGSALGSILIIILILFIYRNCNKSRNSQQTVQDAASSIPQSPEKPYELNFRSPDHIMANENTGSEDSGRIDDRDELTFFGEGGFLLEDLLRASAEVLGKGIVGTTYKAYLDQGVVIVKRFKNVCVSKRQFTKKIESIGELYHENLLPIKGYYYGKEEKLLVFDYMPMGSLSSFLHGNIMERSQLTWDIRNSIAFEVASGLEHLHSHNLSHGNIKSNNILLTYGFQAFVSESGLIQLVSSSTPNLSGYRAPELIDTRIASKDADVYSFGILILELLTGKDPTVLLNEEGIDLPTWIQSVDESRWINHVFDMNLEKNKENVEKITRLLHLGIRCASQVPRRRASMTEVVKHIKKICRF